The genomic DNA gagacacacaaaaaacttccatgctattccgccatcttggctcttcCCTCTATCATTTCTTGAAAGTGCactctaactgaaatttaaataaaaacttaaagataaCACAAAATATGGgaggaaatacaaaaagaaaaaagaaaaaaaaagccatagtgAAATGTCATCTTGGGCTTGCTAGAAGGCTTGAAAAAgtcaatatttaagaaatatttgtgagGATATAAAGCAAAGGAAACTCTGTTATATTATTGATGGGAATGTGCATTTGTGCAGACATCTTGGGAAACAATAtacaggttcctcaaaaaatgacaaatagaactaccgtatattctggcaatcccacttctgagtgtTTATTCAAAAGAATTGTAATAAGATTTCAAAACAATACCTATACTCTCGTGTTTATTGCAGTGTGATTCAAAATAACCAAGATAAGGgaacaaaataaatgtccattgaaagataaaaataaaagaattctgttTAAAGAACCAAAGGTTATCAGTTTTTCCAAGTTTTGCAGTACACTTTGGGAAGACAGTTTTTGCAGACTGGTTCtaataaatatgttttgtgaattttaatgtatttttctttggaaatgcaGGTACACTTTGAGTGGCTTGGTTGCCTGACAACAGGTTTCTCCCTACATAAGTAGCATCCTCATATACATGATGACTCAGAACATACAAGTATACACCTATAACTGACTTTGATAATGCCTGTTAAATCCTAAAATATGATAGTTGCCCTACCAACGTGTGGTaagcaaaggaaataatggaaaaacagaaTGATATACTATGGTGTCATTTCTAAGTACTACGTGGAAAACAAGTGGAATATTACCGCATTTCACAACACACACTAATGAACTCCTGCTGGCTGGAGATCAGATGTGAAAGGCAAGGaagtaaaacaaacagaagataattacatgtatttatgtgcatatatatattattcagttcAGATGCATTTTTAAATCTGCATATAAGCCATAAACTATGCAAAGAAACATGGCCAAAGTTGATAATTGAGCCTATGTCTGTCAAGCTATAGCATTCATGGAATAAAACAATATAGTTTTGACTATATATTTATTGTTCATTCAATCACCAAACATACATTGAACACCTATTACATGCCAGGCTGGGGCATCAAGCATTAAGTGATGACCATGAACATCCTTTTTCACTAATCTCGTCTACAgggagagcctgacacagagcctgaactcgcaaaccacaagatcatgaccttgagccgaagtcagatgcttaaccagctgagccacccaggcaccccagtagggTTTGTTACTATTTTGCTGGGCCCTTTCTTCATTTATGATCCAAATAGTGACCTCTGGACTCCTTGGAAAGCCGTactgtaaaaataatttctttcatctttctcaaTCCCTACTTTCTTTAaagaggcttttatttttttattacccTGGCTAAAATATTCTGTTACATTCTCTCTTGGTTCCTTGATTATCTTTATCACCGAAATAACCATGGGTATATAAccatttttaatctctttgtttGTCTTTCAACTGCACTAGCCTGACCTTCAGGAGGACTTTGCCTCTCAATGTGAACAGTACCCAGTAAAGTGTCAGGCACGTGAGAGGCATatgtaaaaatttgttgaattaattattGATTGTAACATTCTTTGAGTCCCATTTCCTATTTATTAAATAGCATCTTGACCCATGTCATAACCCAACACAGGCACAAAAACTGGCAGAAATCGTGATGAAAACAATAAAGACAAGCCAAAATATTCTAAGGTCTTAGAGGCAATTGACCTCCTTCAAAGTCAGTGTActaaaattaaatgcttttttaaaggttttatttatttaaattcaagttagttaacatacagtgtagtattggttttagtagtagaacccagtgattcatcatttatagaaaacactcagtgctcatcccaacaaatgccctccttaatgcccatcattaagctcatccctctacccacctcaTTTAGCTCATTTAGCTCATCCCTCATTTAGCtcatccctctacccacctctcctccagaaaccatcagtttgttctttgtatttaagagtctcttattgtttgcctctgtctctctttttattttttcatccctttcccttatgttcatctgttttgtttcttaaattgcacatatgagtaaaatcatatgatatttgtctttctctgactgacttactttgcttagcataatacactctagttccattcatgttgttgcaataTCTtctttaccacatcttctttacacatttatcagtcgatggatatttgggctccttccatactttggctattgtcaataatgctgctataaacattggggtacatgtgtcccttcaaaagagcacacctgtaccctttggataaatacctagtagtacaattgctgggtcatatggtagttctactcttaattttttgaggaacccccatactctttaccagaatggctgcacccctttgcattcctaccaacagtgcagaagtgttcccctttctctgcatcattgccaacatctgttgttttgaGATGTTAATTTGAGCcatattaaatgctttttttaaaaaggccttcAAAAGAAGACAGAGTGTGGCTTTCAATGAGTCATAGGTTACACAAAACATGGTTTATCTGCTAATTTCTTGGATTTGTTGCTAcattccagaaaacaaaacacagaagtaTGGTTGAAAGAGTATTGTACCTGGAAAAAATAAGAGTGTGACCCAAGTTATGAGGTCATGGGCATTGATTCTTCATGTGTGCCAGGCTGAACATCTGTAAAAATAGAATTCACCTCCTTCTTAggacacaaaaatcaataaatcactAGAGCATAGCCAACACTTTATTAAAGACTTGCAATGCATTCTGAATTTTACATGCATAAGTGTAAATACAGTGACAAAATCTCAGCAAGGTATTATATAAGTAGAGAGGATCAGGAATGTAAAAGGCCCTTTGTAAATTATCTACTCCAAATGGGAAGGTGCTATTAGAGAGTGCTATGGCTACATACTTCCTGAATAATtaactttttctcattttgttgatacATAGTTGACATATCACATTGTATTAGtcccaggtgtacaacataattgtttgatatacatatatattgcaaaatgataaccacaataagtttagttaacataaaTAACTTTAtgtagttattaatttttttcttgtgaagagaacttttaagatctgctctTTTAACAACAAACGTAcactattgttaactatagtcaccatgtttaTATTACATTCCCAAGACATATTTACCTTGCAAGTAGAAGTTTCTATCTTTAACCATAATATACTTGTTATTGGCTTTTGTTTAAAGAGTCAAGGCTAAGCTTCCAGAAAATTGAGGGATCTCAGCACCTTGTGAGCTAAACAGAAGTAGCGTCAAGTCACTGATTATGATTctaacataataataatttaacaGGACTTAGCAAAGAGCCTCTCATACCCTAGTCACAAACAAACactgagaatattttttattttattttatttattatgacagaggaaagagaaagaaggcatgggaaggacagaaagagagggagaaagaatcccaaacaggctcagcactaccagtgcagagcctgatgtagggcttgaacacaaaccatgagatcatgacctgagccaaaaccaagagttggaggctgaactgaccgagccacccaggcgccccaacacggAACGTATTCTTAAAGCATTGGGGTTCAATAATCCATGTACTtcagtttaacattttaaaactcatttctgTTCAATAACAAGTGAGAAAATTGTAATCTGAAGATATATCACTTCTCAATGGCACACAGTAATAAAAATTGAATCTTAACACAAAAGTAGGACTCCCATCACCCAGCCCATGCCCTACATCTTGTGTCTATATCACCTCTCAATCTGTAGTACAAATGGTATCTAGTTTACCTACTCAGAGGAAGATTCTTCTTCTCACACGTCCTCCTGAATGAATCTTTGACCTCTTTGTTTCTCAGGCTGTAGATAAGGGGGTTCAACATGGGGATCACGGCTGTGTAGAACACAGAAACCACTTTATTGATGTCCAGGGAGAAACTAGAACTGGGGCGTACGTAGATAAAGAAGAGTGTCCCATACAGGATGGAGACAGCAGTCAGGTGTGAagagcaggtggagaaggctttgCGCCTCCCCTCAGCAGAGCGGATCCTCAAGATAGTGACCACGATGTAAATGTAGGAAACCAGGATGATCACACCACTGAGCACTCCTAGAGCTCCAGCCAAGATGAAAAGTAAAACCTGATTGACCTGGGTGTCTGCACATGCCagggagagaacaggaagaaGGTCACAGAAGAAGTGATTGATGGTATTTGGACCACAGTAAGGCAGGCGAAAGGCAAATGTCGTATGCGTTATGGCGCTTATAAGACCCATGGTATAAGGCCCTACCACCAGCTGCACACAGATTCGCCGGGACATAATGAGTGTATACAACAAGGGCTTACAGATGGCCATATACCTGTCATAAGCCATGGAGGCCAACAGGAAACACTCTGTCACTACAAACTGACCAAAAAACCATAACTGGGCAGCACAACCCAAGaaagagattactttttttttcacaaagatgTCTGTCAACATCCTGGGACCAATGACAGAAGAGGAGCAGACATCCACAAAGGACAAGTGGCTGAGAAAAAAGTACATGGGAGTGTGGAGCCGGGAATCCATCCAAATGAGGGTGATCATCCCCACATTTCCCAGAAGAGTGACCAGATAAACCAAGAGAAACACCACAAACAGAACAACCTGGTGCTGGAAGCAATTTGTTAAGCCCACAAATAAAAACTCAGTCACCAAAGTTTGATTTCTAAATTCCATTTCTCTGATTTAATCTGTAATGAGAGAAAGATTTTTCATtacaattaatttataattaaattgtttttaaaaatgaatttaacttctttggggcacctgggtagctgggAGTTGGCTAAGtcgttggctaagcgtctgactcttaattttggctcaggtcatgatttcatggtgctTGGATTTGAGCACCtagtcaggctccaagctgacagcatggaccctccTGGGACTTCCTCCCTcgcctctctcttggcccctccctcactctcgggcgtgcaccctctctctcaaaataaacaaatcaatgtaaaaaacTGAATTTAACTCCCAACATTTTTCAAGTTCATAGGGTAGACTGAGAGATCACACTCTTGACTTCTACCTCCA from Panthera tigris isolate Pti1 chromosome D1, P.tigris_Pti1_mat1.1, whole genome shotgun sequence includes the following:
- the LOC102965709 gene encoding olfactory receptor 1002-like, translated to MEFRNQTLVTEFLFVGLTNCFQHQVVLFVVFLLVYLVTLLGNVGMITLIWMDSRLHTPMYFFLSHLSFVDVCSSSVIGPRMLTDIFVKKKVISFLGCAAQLWFFGQFVVTECFLLASMAYDRYMAICKPLLYTLIMSRRICVQLVVGPYTMGLISAITHTTFAFRLPYCGPNTINHFFCDLLPVLSLACADTQVNQVLLFILAGALGVLSGVIILVSYIYIVVTILRIRSAEGRRKAFSTCSSHLTAVSILYGTLFFIYVRPSSSFSLDINKVVSVFYTAVIPMLNPLIYSLRNKEVKDSFRRTCEKKNLPLSR